A stretch of the Lactuca sativa cultivar Salinas chromosome 9, Lsat_Salinas_v11, whole genome shotgun sequence genome encodes the following:
- the LOC111879394 gene encoding uncharacterized protein LOC111879394, translated as MGFTAKLTKRASFGGSGLPPAAGGAGEGWGMGFFLVFFPQEHHDHHQHQDFNSSSPFKSPTINALLKRTNSTHILAKAQSTISICALLIFLTLLLFTLSTFEPNNNLIRSSHHYRRHLSQTHPSKNPTSDSHALQRLGTLYSRGTSHMNDLVLCHVTESVTFTELKTFLRAFHRSGLHTKSDLLFIFPSVTTPDSSDSVIREENKLFLKLIRRYKAELNNGSNLSDFPASFDVTQFVKSGKKDSEKGEPIWGRKIKSNSNLNSSNGGGTELNRMSYGSVVGFGVGELDPENSLSGFLDHVPMSLRRWASYPMILGRLRRNFKHVMLVDVKEVLLLGDPLVRVRNRTPESVYLSSTPTPTPTKHNHKISDKAHEKTINPAVIMGGARGLRRFSAAMLMEIVRATTQQLHNKKKTPITESSLLSRLATNEFLQKTIHLVASAESIPEASSLSGVSIANNTVVRRGNNNIDIDVTNHICSYSIEASVYSECGKVQPF; from the coding sequence ATGGGATTCACGGCCAAGCTCACCAAGAGAGCTAGTTTCGGCGGCAGCGGTCTTCCTCCTGCCGCTGGTGGTGCCGGTGAAGGTTGGGGAATGGGCTTCTTCTTGGTGTTCTTCCCTCAAGAACACCATGATCATCATCAACATCAGGATTTCAATTCTTCATCACCATTCAAATCTCCCACCATTAACGCCCTCCTCAAACGCACAAATTCCACTCATATCCTCGCCAAAGCTCAATCCACCATCTCCATCTGTGCTCTCCTCATCTTCCTCACTCTCCTCCTCTTCACCCTCTCCACTTTTGAACCCAATAACAACCTCATCAGATCCTCTCATCACTATCGCCGGCACCTCTCCCAAACCCACCCTTCAAAAAATCCTACCTCTGATTCACACGCTTTACAAAGACTAGGTACTCTCTATTCACGAGGTACCAGTCACATGAATGACCTCGTTCTCTGCCACGTTACGGAGTCTGTGACATTCACAGAACTCAAAACTTTCTTACGAGCATTTCACAGGTCTGGTTTACACACGAAATCAGACCTTCTCTTCATCTTCCCTTCAGTTACCACACCGGATTCTTCAGATAGTGTTATTCGAGAAGAAAATAAGTTGTTTCTGAAACTGATTCGTCGGTATAAAGCAGAATTGAATAATGGGAGCAACTTATCGGATTTTCCGGCGAGTTTCGACGTGACCCAGTTCGTGAAATCTGGGAAGAAGGATTCGGAAAAAGGAGAACCAATCTGGGGTCGGAAAATCAAGAGCAATTCTAATTTGAATTCCAGCAATGGTGGTGGGACTGAGTTGAATCGAATGAGTTATGGATCAGTGGTGGGTTTTGGTGTCGGTGAGCTCGACCCGGAAAACTCGTTATCCGGGTTTCTCGATCACGTCCCGATGAGTCTAAGAAGGTGGGCGTCGTACCCCATGATCCTAGGGCGCCTTCGTCGGAACTTCAAGCACGTGATGTTAGTTGACGTCAAGGAGGTTTTACTTCTCGGAGACCCACTCGTCCGAGTCAGGAACCGGACCCCCGAGTCAGTTTACTTGTCATCAACCCCAACTCCAACACCCACCAAACACAACCACAAAATCTCCGACAAAGCCCACGAGAAAACCATCAATCCGGCCGTCATAATGGGTGGAGCACGGGGCTTGCGGCGTTTCTCCGCCGCAATGCTGATGGAGATCGTCAGAGCAACAACACAGCAGCTGCACAACAAGAAGAAGACTCCTATTACCGAGTCATCGCTTCTGAGTCGACTCGCCACAAACGAGTTTCTACAGAAAACCATTCACCTGGTTGCCTCGGCCGAGTCAATACCGGAGGCGAGTTCACTCAGTGGAGTGTCAATAGCAAATAACACAGTCGTACGGCGTGGAAATAACAATATAGATATTGATGTTACGAATCATATTTGTTCGTATTCTATAGAGGCTTCGGTTTACAGCGAGTGTGGAAAGGTACAACCTTTTTAG